A genomic region of Desulfosarcina ovata subsp. ovata contains the following coding sequences:
- a CDS encoding SAM-dependent methyltransferase, with product MDIPRIFNIIESAHRIHNPITPAKLATLGAALRLESGARVLDLGSGSGEMLCTWARDHGVIGIGIDMSQLFTEQAKLRAEELGVADQVKFIHGDAAGYVSDEKVSVAACVGATWIAGGVVGTIELLARSLRTEGIILIGEPYWRQLPPTEDVAKGCLANSISDFLMLSELLVSFDHLGYDVVEMVLADQDGWDRYEAAKWLTMRRWLEANPDDEFAKDVRAKLTSEPKRYATYTREYLGWGVFALMPR from the coding sequence TTGGATATTCCACGGATCTTCAATATCATTGAGAGTGCTCACCGCATCCACAACCCGATCACACCCGCAAAGCTCGCCACTCTCGGCGCGGCGTTGCGTCTTGAATCGGGGGCCCGGGTACTCGACCTCGGCAGCGGTTCGGGGGAGATGCTTTGCACCTGGGCACGCGATCACGGCGTCATCGGAATCGGCATCGACATGAGCCAGTTGTTCACCGAGCAAGCTAAACTCCGTGCTGAAGAACTCGGCGTCGCCGATCAAGTCAAGTTCATCCATGGCGATGCTGCCGGCTATGTCTCTGACGAGAAGGTCAGTGTGGCAGCCTGTGTCGGTGCCACTTGGATCGCCGGAGGAGTTGTCGGCACTATCGAGCTTCTGGCGCGGAGCCTGCGCACCGAAGGGATCATCCTCATCGGCGAGCCCTACTGGCGGCAGTTACCGCCGACGGAAGATGTTGCCAAGGGATGTCTTGCTAACTCGATCTCCGACTTTCTCATGCTTTCAGAACTTCTCGTGTCTTTTGACCATCTTGGCTACGACGTCGTTGAAATGGTTCTGGCTGACCAAGACGGCTGGGACAGATACGAGGCGGCCAAATGGCTCACCATGCGCCGATGGCTTGAAGCCAATCCCGACGACGAGTTCGCGAAAGATGTTCGAGCCAAACTAACCTCAGAACCCAAGCGCTACGCCACTTACACGCGTGAATACCTGGGCTGGGGTGTGTTCGCGCTGATGCCGCGGTGA
- a CDS encoding HigA family addiction module antitoxin, whose protein sequence is MRDYRTTQKLAGFPLIGYFTRQYPRCSGPPGVNTHLSVRKRRVYEHCLKGQLADSMHVPYQRVNEIINGRRGVTPSTALRLSKFFGVSPDFWMNIQLRWDLYFAQQAEAAELNSINPVENRVATVY, encoded by the coding sequence ATGAGGGATTACCGAACGACTCAGAAATTGGCCGGATTCCCCCTTATCGGCTATTTCACACGACAGTACCCGAGATGCAGCGGGCCTCCCGGGGTAAACACACATCTTTCGGTACGTAAGCGCCGAGTATACGAGCACTGCCTAAAAGGGCAATTAGCTGATTCTATGCACGTTCCATATCAAAGAGTTAACGAAATCATCAATGGTCGCCGAGGGGTTACTCCCAGTACAGCATTAAGATTGTCCAAGTTTTTTGGCGTTTCTCCAGACTTTTGGATGAATATTCAATTAAGATGGGATCTGTATTTTGCTCAACAGGCAGAAGCAGCCGAATTAAATTCAATCAATCCAGTGGAAAACCGTGTCGCAACAGTATATTAG
- a CDS encoding PPC domain-containing DNA-binding protein — translation MLPIAFRLHPGQDLLVELERIAREQAIEAAGILTCVGSLTTATLRFANQEEATLLHGHFEIVSLTGVLSRHGSHVHIAISDKHGKTIGGHLLEGCKIYTTAEIIIEIIPQYRFLRTFDKQTGYPELEIKPLPPDKE, via the coding sequence ATGTTGCCGATAGCCTTTCGACTGCACCCGGGACAGGATCTCCTCGTTGAACTGGAACGGATCGCAAGGGAACAAGCCATTGAAGCCGCCGGCATTCTGACCTGCGTGGGCAGCCTTACCACCGCAACACTTCGCTTTGCCAACCAGGAAGAAGCAACCCTGCTGCATGGCCACTTCGAAATCGTTTCACTCACAGGTGTTCTTTCACGTCACGGATCACACGTTCATATCGCCATTTCCGACAAGCACGGCAAAACCATCGGGGGCCATCTGCTTGAAGGGTGCAAAATATACACAACGGCCGAAATCATCATTGAAATTATCCCTCAATACCGGTTCTTGAGAACCTTCGACAAGCAGACAGGTTACCCTGAACTGGAAATCAAACCGTTACCCCCTGATAAGGAGTAA
- a CDS encoding ECF transporter S component encodes MGFNEQLKKDFSTFTWVLIAVAIVLNIAIGQLVSLLKLPIFLDSIGTVLVGVFAGPWAGGLTGLFTNLIWGVISSPVAAAFAPVAMVIGIVAGLCARYGLFKNWWLAIVAGVIITVFNAIVAVPIRLYMFGGITGSGADFITAYMLALGRDLFGSVVVTVFTSNLLDKVVTAVLAWGIVKALPERTSARFPRLTATNP; translated from the coding sequence ATGGGATTTAACGAACAACTGAAGAAGGACTTTTCAACATTCACCTGGGTCTTGATAGCCGTCGCCATCGTCCTCAACATCGCTATCGGGCAACTCGTGTCCCTTCTCAAGCTTCCCATCTTTCTTGATTCCATCGGCACGGTGCTGGTAGGCGTTTTTGCCGGACCGTGGGCTGGTGGGCTGACCGGTCTGTTTACCAATTTGATCTGGGGCGTAATCTCTTCCCCGGTGGCTGCGGCGTTTGCCCCGGTGGCAATGGTGATTGGTATCGTCGCTGGCCTGTGTGCCAGGTACGGTCTTTTCAAAAACTGGTGGCTTGCCATTGTTGCCGGCGTGATCATCACGGTATTCAACGCCATCGTGGCCGTACCCATCAGGCTTTATATGTTCGGCGGCATCACCGGAAGCGGAGCGGATTTCATCACGGCGTACATGCTGGCACTGGGCAGGGACCTTTTCGGATCGGTGGTGGTCACCGTATTCACGTCAAACCTGTTGGACAAAGTGGTCACCGCTGTGCTGGCCTGGGGTATCGTGAAGGCGCTGCCTGAAAGGACATCGGCCCGTTTTCCCCGGCTGACCGCCACCAACCCGTAG
- a CDS encoding energy-coupling factor transporter transmembrane component T family protein yields MHSGSITLFIEGKSPLHSDHPFNKLAYVLLAGLAAYGAPGAWIPDAVLLGLNLVLAGTNGILSAVWKITWRMLLPLALLMIPIHGFLYPGNHTPLVSYHNILFGLEGLVFSGTKLLQLATVFTASLLFVFTTHPADFITALTQAGWPPFMAYLMGSPLLMLPAMRTRIGVIQAAQRARGLDVEGGPLKRIRSLVPLVVPFVLGALIEIEQRAIALEIRGFNASGAKTSLRMVHDSKAQRTTRWLMVLASILLLLSRLAV; encoded by the coding sequence TTGCATTCAGGCAGCATCACCCTCTTTATTGAGGGCAAATCCCCGCTTCACTCCGACCACCCCTTCAACAAGCTTGCCTATGTCTTGTTGGCAGGGTTGGCGGCATATGGTGCCCCCGGCGCCTGGATCCCGGATGCGGTCCTTTTGGGGCTAAACCTTGTCTTAGCAGGAACGAACGGTATTCTTTCCGCCGTATGGAAGATCACATGGCGCATGCTTCTTCCGCTTGCGCTGCTCATGATCCCCATCCATGGGTTTCTGTATCCCGGTAATCACACGCCATTGGTATCGTACCATAACATCCTGTTTGGTCTGGAGGGGTTAGTCTTCTCCGGAACCAAACTCCTACAGCTGGCGACGGTTTTCACAGCTTCGCTTCTCTTCGTCTTCACCACACACCCTGCGGACTTCATAACCGCTTTGACCCAGGCCGGTTGGCCGCCTTTCATGGCCTACCTCATGGGTAGCCCGTTGCTGATGCTGCCGGCCATGCGCACGAGAATCGGTGTCATCCAGGCCGCTCAGCGGGCCAGGGGGCTGGACGTCGAAGGGGGGCCGCTCAAACGGATACGATCGCTCGTACCATTGGTCGTGCCTTTCGTGCTTGGCGCACTCATCGAAATCGAGCAGCGCGCCATTGCATTGGAGATACGCGGCTTCAACGCGTCGGGTGCCAAAACATCTCTGAGAATGGTGCACGACTCAAAGGCGCAGCGGACGACTCGATGGCTGATGGTACTTGCATCCATACTTCTCCTTCTGTCCAGGCTGGCGGTTTGA
- a CDS encoding energy-coupling factor ABC transporter ATP-binding protein — MMPIIEAENFSYTYPAADNKALDRLSLQIEQGEFVAVIGANNSGKTSLCLALTGVIPHLYHGRMQGRMRVCGMDTAEANVAKICPSSVALVMQKPENQLSGVRFTVREEVAFSLENQGMSRHEMQERVEAVLRMTGLTHVADRSPHHLSGGQLQKVALAAALASDAPIVVLDEPTTFLDPLSARQVFEILYRLRRQGKTIVLAEQRLEMIAIYANRVIALNNGEKILDGPPAEILVSPILKEIGLGWTRFTTIADLARAKGIWHEGSPLATTLADTINGLRRD, encoded by the coding sequence ATGATGCCAATCATTGAGGCTGAAAATTTCTCCTACACCTACCCGGCTGCGGATAACAAGGCTCTTGACAGGCTTTCATTGCAGATTGAACAAGGCGAATTCGTCGCTGTCATCGGGGCCAACAATTCCGGAAAAACCAGCCTGTGCCTTGCACTTACAGGTGTTATCCCCCACCTCTATCATGGCCGCATGCAAGGTCGCATGCGTGTATGCGGCATGGATACCGCCGAAGCGAACGTTGCAAAGATCTGCCCATCGTCTGTCGCGCTGGTCATGCAAAAGCCTGAGAACCAGCTTTCCGGTGTTCGTTTTACTGTTCGTGAAGAAGTCGCTTTCAGTCTTGAAAACCAGGGCATGAGCAGGCACGAAATGCAGGAACGGGTTGAAGCCGTGCTCCGCATGACAGGTCTGACCCATGTGGCGGATCGCTCCCCTCATCACCTTTCTGGTGGTCAGCTGCAAAAGGTAGCCCTGGCAGCAGCCCTGGCGAGCGATGCACCAATCGTGGTACTGGATGAGCCGACGACCTTCCTGGATCCGCTGAGCGCCAGGCAGGTTTTTGAAATTCTTTATCGATTGCGCCGGCAGGGAAAAACCATCGTGCTCGCAGAACAGCGCCTGGAAATGATCGCCATCTATGCAAACCGTGTCATTGCCCTGAACAACGGAGAAAAAATTCTGGACGGCCCTCCTGCCGAAATCCTGGTTTCACCGATCCTGAAAGAAATCGGACTGGGCTGGACCCGTTTCACCACGATTGCCGATCTGGCAAGGGCCAAGGGCATCTGGCACGAGGGCAGCCCCCTGGCAACAACCCTTGCAGACACCATAAACGGATTACGAAGAGACTGA
- a CDS encoding energy-coupling factor ABC transporter ATP-binding protein → MGIEIQGLSYWYDTGVCALKDISLTIQPGECVALLGHNGSGKTTLVKHFNGLLHPSQGVVLINGIPTTERRVAQLAGVVALLFQNPDDQICKRTVWDETAYGPKNLGYANERVREQVNASLSAFDLLTMKERNPHDLSYSERKRLAIASVLAMDTEIVVLDEPTAGLDPREINLLKAAMRQLQSNGKSVVVISHDMDFIAENMLRAVCLENGRKCFDGGVADLFEKHSFLEQCGLLPPQVVQLSSHFNLRLQTLTPKDFIERLVDTIHGHRHGERRRQTP, encoded by the coding sequence ATGGGTATCGAGATACAGGGCCTTTCTTATTGGTATGACACTGGCGTCTGTGCTCTTAAAGATATCTCGCTAACCATTCAACCAGGGGAATGTGTTGCTTTGCTGGGTCATAACGGATCGGGAAAAACAACTCTCGTAAAACACTTCAACGGCCTTCTTCACCCCTCGCAAGGGGTGGTGTTAATCAACGGTATCCCCACCACCGAGAGAAGGGTCGCGCAGCTTGCCGGTGTGGTGGCCCTCTTGTTTCAAAATCCCGATGATCAGATATGCAAAAGAACGGTATGGGATGAAACGGCTTACGGCCCGAAAAACCTTGGATATGCAAACGAGCGGGTACGCGAACAAGTGAATGCGTCTCTATCCGCTTTCGACCTTCTCACCATGAAGGAGCGCAATCCCCACGATCTGAGCTACAGTGAACGCAAACGGCTGGCCATCGCTTCCGTCCTGGCCATGGACACGGAAATCGTCGTTCTCGACGAGCCTACCGCTGGCCTTGATCCTCGGGAAATCAACCTGCTCAAAGCGGCCATGCGACAGCTTCAATCCAATGGGAAAAGCGTGGTGGTCATCAGTCACGACATGGATTTCATTGCAGAAAACATGTTGCGGGCGGTATGCCTTGAAAATGGCCGCAAATGCTTCGATGGGGGCGTTGCCGACCTCTTTGAAAAGCATTCGTTCCTTGAACAATGCGGTTTGCTACCGCCTCAAGTCGTTCAGTTAAGCTCACATTTTAACCTTCGCTTGCAAACGCTCACGCCAAAAGATTTTATTGAAAGGTTGGTCGATACAATTCACGGCCATCGCCATGGGGAAAGGCGAAGACAAACCCCTTGA
- a CDS encoding DUF1287 domain-containing protein, with protein MTTSAPCDPTPKQWDLSRPDPNIDHRRVPNLRRRPIHQPLNGFRIPGQIRHDDPETFCESINIYIHLMTFFNATCLPSPEMPINSLR; from the coding sequence TTGACGACAAGCGCACCATGCGACCCCACGCCAAAACAGTGGGACCTTTCCCGGCCGGATCCCAATATTGACCATCGCCGGGTGCCCAACTTGAGAAGAAGACCAATACACCAGCCATTAAACGGGTTCAGGATACCGGGCCAAATCCGGCATGACGACCCGGAGACTTTTTGTGAGTCAATAAATATTTATATACACCTTATGACGTTTTTTAACGCTACATGCCTCCCATCTCCTGAGATGCCAATAAATTCTCTTCGATAA
- a CDS encoding TonB-dependent receptor produces MKSFTCIGSVLFVLLTLFLTPVNAQDENEEKDVVTLPEVVVQGRFEREEFVGPLFTETNTKTKITEKGIGALGPTSMMSVPKAINLIPSVHQQSVDPLGLADISNYHESFRFRGIEPTGGGNPSTPVNMENVPMSARPGGGANIYDMENFSSISIYKGGVPAEKGFGLTNIGGKIDMEVKRPEEDFGFNLKQTLGSHDARRTFLRLDSGILPSQTAGFLSYSNTAADKWKGEGDSKRQNAMLGLRQMFGDRLKFEFFSSYNKTEANPYRPLDFEQASSLGENYDSDFSDNRSDYFYYGYNKNKFEDHNILANIEYAVTENSKITLKPFYWNDKGYYQETITMKNGQNRIRRWDIDHDLNGVQAEYSVKLLNALDFDIGYFYLEQERPGPPTSWKLYTVSDGRLVFDKWQILSNSSHNRQKTPFVSGKYAIGRFQFEAGMKYLNYSMPSITTYNTQGIPDVSYESALGMATTIEASASVQSKDFHEILPNAGVSYVLTDSLSCYFSYGRNYGMSVALYPYFISQKSAFDAKGITLQDLWDNQELEIADNFDFGFRYITDKLYIVPTIYYAKHKNKTAIYYDASLDATFPAAIFDADAYGFELEAGAMPLQNLSIYASFSYNRFYFSQDISNKAGETISVDGNQVPDAPEFLVKGMVSYRLGDFSFSPVVRYCSSRYGDILQEEKIDDAVVFDFDVTYSKAFPQTPIKKMDISLSLNNIFDKEYISIINTADYQTLGSSYHTGAPFTMYATVSLSF; encoded by the coding sequence ATGAAAAGTTTCACTTGCATCGGATCTGTGCTGTTCGTTTTGTTGACCCTGTTTCTCACGCCGGTAAATGCTCAGGATGAGAATGAGGAAAAAGATGTCGTCACCTTACCCGAAGTCGTGGTGCAAGGCCGATTCGAGAGAGAAGAATTTGTGGGGCCTCTTTTCACGGAAACCAACACCAAGACGAAAATCACCGAAAAGGGGATAGGCGCCCTCGGGCCCACGTCCATGATGTCCGTACCAAAGGCCATCAACCTGATCCCATCCGTGCATCAGCAAAGCGTGGACCCTCTGGGTCTGGCGGATATCAGCAATTATCACGAATCGTTCCGCTTCAGAGGGATTGAACCGACGGGGGGCGGCAACCCATCCACGCCCGTCAACATGGAAAATGTTCCAATGTCGGCAAGACCGGGTGGCGGCGCCAATATTTACGACATGGAAAACTTCAGCAGCATTTCCATTTACAAGGGAGGCGTGCCTGCGGAAAAGGGGTTCGGTCTCACGAATATCGGTGGAAAAATCGATATGGAGGTCAAACGGCCGGAAGAAGACTTCGGGTTCAACCTGAAACAGACCTTGGGCAGTCATGACGCCAGGAGGACCTTTTTGCGGCTTGATTCAGGGATCCTGCCTTCCCAAACGGCCGGATTCTTATCCTATTCCAATACTGCCGCGGACAAGTGGAAAGGGGAGGGAGATTCCAAGCGACAGAATGCAATGCTGGGGTTGAGGCAAATGTTCGGTGACAGACTCAAATTCGAATTCTTCTCCAGCTATAACAAGACAGAGGCCAACCCGTACAGGCCGCTCGATTTTGAGCAGGCCTCATCACTTGGCGAGAATTACGATTCTGATTTTAGCGACAACCGATCTGACTATTTTTATTATGGATACAACAAAAACAAGTTCGAGGACCACAATATTCTGGCCAATATCGAATATGCCGTTACGGAAAATTCGAAAATAACGCTAAAGCCATTTTATTGGAATGACAAGGGCTATTATCAGGAAACGATAACCATGAAAAACGGCCAGAACAGAATCCGCCGGTGGGACATCGATCACGACCTCAACGGTGTGCAGGCGGAATACTCCGTGAAGTTGTTGAACGCCCTGGATTTTGATATCGGCTATTTTTATCTTGAACAGGAAAGACCCGGACCGCCCACCTCCTGGAAATTATATACGGTGTCCGACGGCAGGCTCGTTTTCGACAAATGGCAGATTCTTTCCAATTCATCCCACAATCGTCAGAAAACGCCTTTTGTTTCCGGTAAATATGCCATCGGTCGGTTCCAGTTTGAAGCCGGCATGAAATATCTGAATTATTCCATGCCTTCGATAACCACTTATAACACCCAGGGCATTCCGGACGTCAGTTATGAATCCGCCCTTGGAATGGCCACCACCATCGAAGCCAGTGCGAGCGTCCAATCCAAGGATTTCCATGAGATCCTTCCCAATGCCGGGGTGAGTTATGTCCTGACCGATTCACTGAGCTGTTATTTTTCCTACGGCAGAAACTATGGCATGAGTGTGGCTCTTTATCCCTACTTCATTTCCCAGAAAAGTGCGTTCGATGCAAAGGGCATCACCCTGCAGGACCTCTGGGACAATCAGGAACTGGAGATCGCGGACAATTTCGATTTCGGATTCAGATATATCACAGACAAACTGTATATCGTTCCCACCATCTATTATGCCAAGCACAAAAACAAAACGGCCATCTATTATGATGCATCCCTCGACGCAACCTTCCCGGCCGCCATTTTTGATGCGGATGCCTACGGGTTTGAACTGGAAGCCGGCGCCATGCCTTTGCAAAATCTCTCGATTTATGCATCCTTTTCCTACAACCGCTTCTATTTTTCCCAGGATATCAGCAACAAGGCAGGCGAAACGATTTCCGTGGATGGGAATCAGGTACCGGACGCCCCGGAATTCCTCGTCAAAGGCATGGTAAGTTATCGCCTTGGCGATTTCTCCTTTTCCCCGGTTGTCCGGTACTGCTCCAGCAGATATGGAGATATTCTCCAGGAAGAAAAAATCGACGATGCCGTGGTCTTTGATTTCGATGTCACCTACAGCAAGGCCTTCCCGCAAACACCGATCAAAAAAATGGATATTTCTCTGTCACTCAATAACATCTTTGACAAGGAATACATCAGCATCATCAATACCGCCGATTATCAGACCCTCGGCTCATCCTATCATACGGGTGCACCGTTTACGATGTACGCAACGGTTTCGCTCTCGTTTTAG
- a CDS encoding DctP family TRAP transporter solute-binding subunit, translating into MTTMKRAFFHGLVSMVAVMVLALFMTPFALAAGFKREYKLQVNVGPSFYWGIGATKFADLVREKTDGQINIKPYFGSALLKGAQLKSAQMVAKGVIDCAYESTINISPVIPEANIFHLPFFINTFENLDKMKAGQSGQAVFAAMRKIGLQPLAWAENGFRQVTNSKHPIGKPADLKGLRIRVVGNPMFMDTFRQLGADPVNMNWGDAQTAFQQGVVDGQENPVGVLIPVQIHQYHRYATMWNYLVDPLVIYWNQKQWKAFPSDIRQAIQEAAQTSGRFEIALCRAGLDGNTSLDILKNEFNHTMEVPDPVQFMESKGMTVSFLSTDQVKAFADATAPVLKKWARKLGTDLVDKARADMGR; encoded by the coding sequence ATGACGACAATGAAAAGAGCTTTCTTCCATGGGCTTGTCTCCATGGTTGCGGTCATGGTGTTGGCCCTGTTCATGACGCCCTTTGCACTGGCGGCGGGATTCAAAAGGGAATACAAGCTGCAAGTCAACGTGGGGCCGTCGTTCTACTGGGGCATCGGTGCGACAAAATTCGCCGATTTGGTCAGGGAAAAGACCGATGGTCAGATCAACATCAAGCCCTATTTCGGCAGTGCCCTGCTCAAGGGGGCTCAGCTCAAATCCGCCCAAATGGTGGCCAAGGGCGTCATTGACTGTGCCTATGAGTCGACCATCAACATCTCGCCGGTCATACCCGAAGCCAACATTTTTCACCTGCCCTTTTTTATCAACACCTTCGAGAACCTGGACAAAATGAAGGCCGGCCAGTCCGGTCAGGCGGTGTTTGCCGCCATGCGGAAAATCGGCCTCCAGCCGCTGGCCTGGGCCGAAAACGGATTCCGGCAAGTGACCAACAGCAAGCACCCCATCGGGAAACCGGCCGACCTCAAAGGGTTGCGCATCCGGGTCGTCGGCAATCCAATGTTCATGGACACCTTTCGCCAGTTGGGGGCCGATCCGGTCAACATGAACTGGGGTGACGCCCAGACCGCGTTTCAGCAGGGGGTTGTCGACGGTCAGGAGAACCCGGTGGGCGTATTGATTCCGGTCCAGATCCACCAGTATCACCGCTACGCCACCATGTGGAACTACCTCGTTGATCCGCTGGTCATCTATTGGAACCAAAAGCAGTGGAAGGCCTTTCCTAGCGATATCCGGCAAGCGATTCAGGAGGCCGCCCAAACCTCCGGCCGGTTTGAAATCGCCCTGTGCCGGGCCGGGCTGGACGGCAACACATCTCTCGACATTCTCAAAAACGAATTCAACCACACTATGGAGGTGCCCGATCCGGTTCAATTCATGGAATCCAAGGGCATGACCGTCTCCTTTCTGTCCACCGATCAGGTCAAGGCCTTTGCCGACGCCACGGCCCCGGTGTTGAAGAAGTGGGCCCGGAAACTGGGAACGGACTTGGTTGACAAAGCCCGGGCTGACATGGGCCGATAG